The following coding sequences are from one Hippopotamus amphibius kiboko isolate mHipAmp2 chromosome 9, mHipAmp2.hap2, whole genome shotgun sequence window:
- the LOC130861574 gene encoding olfactory receptor 149: protein MRNASVVTEFILMGIPHTEDLETILFVLFLSFYIFTLMGNLLILLAIVSSTLLHTPMYFFLCKLSVCDIFFPSVSSPKMLFYLAGNSRAISYAGCVSQLFFYHFLGCTECFLYTVMAYDRFVAICYPLRYTAIMSHRVCAILATGTSFFGCIQATFLTTLTFQLPYCGPNEVDYFFCDIPVMLKLACADTSALEMVGFISVGLMPLSCFLLILTSYSHIVYSILQIRSAEGRRRAFSTCSAHLTAILLFYMPVVLIYLRPTPSPWIDATVQILNNLVTPMLNPLIYSLRNKEVKSSLRKVLHQLGFLPEQL from the coding sequence ATGAGGAATGCTTCAGTGGTAACCGAGTTTATTCTGATGGGCATCCCACACACAGAGGATCTGGAGACCATACTCTTTGTCCTGTTTTTGTCCTTCTACATCTTTACCCTTATGGGGAACCTGCTCATCCTACTGGCAATTGTCTCCTCCACTCTGCTTCAcactcccatgtacttcttcctgtgTAAACTGTCTGtgtgtgatatattttttccttctgtgagtTCCCCCAAGATGCTCTTCTACCTCGCAGGGAACAGCCGAGCCATCTCCTATGCAGGCTGTGTGTCCCAGCTCTTCTTCTACCATTTCCTGGGATGTACTGAGTGTTTCCTATACACAgtaatggcctatgaccgctttgTTGCCATATGTTACCCTCTGCGCTACACAGCCATCATGAGTCACAGAGTGTGTGCCATCCTGGCCACGGGGACCTCATTTTTTGGTTGTATTCAGGCCACCTTTCTGACTACTCTCACCTTCCAATTGCCCTACTGTGGCCCCAATGAGGTAGACTATTTCTTCTGTGATATCCCAGTGATGCTGAAGCTGGCTTGTGCAGACACCTCAGCCCTGGAGATGGTGGGGTTCATCAGTGTGGGCCTCATGCCCCTCAGCTGTTTCCTCCTTATCCTCACCTCCTACAGCCACATTGTCTACTCCATCCTGCAGATCCGCTCTGCAGAGGGCCGACGGCGGGCCTTCTCCACCTGCAGTGCTCACCTCACTGCCATCCTACTCTTCTACATGCCTGTCGTCCTTATCTACCTAAGGCCAACCCCAAGCCCCTGGATAGATGCAACTGTTCAGATCCTGAATAACCTGGTCACCCCCATGCTCAACCCCTTGATCTATAGCCTCAGGAATAAGGAAGTGAAATCATCTCTGAGGAAGGTCCTGCATCAACTGGGCTTCCTTCCTGAGCAGTTGTAG